A genome region from Haloarcula ordinaria includes the following:
- a CDS encoding LLM class flavin-dependent oxidoreductase: MRLGYHCASFHFPESEASPFDAAIALARRLEEAGFDWFSTMDHLWQLPFVGQRDEPFFDAYTTLPAIARETDRMEVGALVTSPHYRNPAMLGRQLTTLDHASNGRAVFGIGAGWFEEEYQAYGFDYPEPERRVHDLRDTVELIRAMWREASPLTYETPNHSVEDLYLEPKPVQADGPDVLVGGGGEDLLLKAVAHLADRWNVPGVSPETFERKLGLLEAYCGTFGTDFDAIEKTVLQTAVIRDSTDAAHSAYERLRGETAAADPPPRDEHRGLVGTPEDVLEGLEQFDNLGAEMVMVRAERNDPETIERLADTVLPSIS; encoded by the coding sequence ATGCGCTTGGGCTATCACTGTGCGTCGTTTCACTTCCCGGAGAGCGAAGCGTCGCCGTTCGACGCGGCGATTGCACTCGCACGGCGGCTCGAAGAAGCCGGCTTCGATTGGTTCTCGACGATGGACCATCTCTGGCAGTTGCCCTTCGTCGGCCAGCGCGACGAACCCTTCTTCGACGCGTACACTACCCTGCCGGCCATTGCCAGGGAGACCGACCGAATGGAAGTGGGCGCGCTGGTTACCAGCCCGCACTACCGGAACCCTGCCATGCTCGGCCGTCAACTGACGACATTGGACCACGCCAGCAATGGGCGGGCGGTCTTCGGGATCGGTGCCGGCTGGTTCGAAGAGGAGTACCAGGCGTACGGATTCGACTACCCGGAGCCAGAGCGCCGAGTCCACGACCTCAGAGACACCGTGGAACTCATTCGGGCGATGTGGCGTGAAGCGTCGCCTCTGACCTACGAGACACCCAATCACAGCGTGGAAGACCTGTATCTCGAGCCCAAGCCCGTGCAGGCTGACGGTCCCGACGTGTTGGTCGGTGGCGGTGGCGAGGACCTGCTGTTGAAGGCAGTCGCACATCTGGCCGACCGTTGGAACGTCCCGGGCGTGAGCCCCGAGACCTTCGAGCGGAAACTCGGGCTGCTCGAAGCGTACTGCGGGACCTTCGGGACGGATTTCGACGCAATCGAGAAGACTGTCTTGCAGACCGCAGTAATCCGTGATTCGACCGACGCAGCTCACAGTGCCTACGAGCGACTCCGAGGTGAGACTGCCGCTGCGGACCCGCCACCGCGTGACGAACACCGAGGACTCGTCGGCACGCCCGAGGATGTACTCGAAGGACTCGAGCAGTTCGATAATCTGGGGGCTGAGATGGTGATGGTACGGGCAGAGCGCAACGACCCCGAAACGATCGAGCGACTCGCCGATACTGTGCTACCGTCGATTTCCTGA
- a CDS encoding DNA primase yields MTWRHATREEIYRYYAEEFPSYRDELPSFITATGPKQYALAFREPHPVRKDGVPDKDFIRRDTWQTNTSGERTTAAFQEFDDVLEFIRHPARNDPLGRSNFALADPDLLDKPDPCPDAVYYALDHWERPWVLLVDIDAKDIARNRAADTASEDVDDQDDNALLNAAGILDAAPEGYPYAFEDIERAIEYGFEVRDIFEDDFNAEETMVVYSGQGVHVYLLDTDPAHRYDAKSREVLNDLLQDTYEIPIDPVVTADRRRVARLPYSLHADVCSIVTPIESSNFDVRSATPEVLKE; encoded by the coding sequence ATGACGTGGCGTCACGCAACTCGCGAGGAGATCTACAGGTACTACGCCGAGGAGTTCCCCTCATACCGTGACGAACTCCCGTCGTTCATCACAGCGACGGGACCGAAACAGTACGCACTCGCGTTTCGGGAACCCCACCCAGTACGGAAAGACGGAGTCCCAGACAAGGACTTCATTCGCCGAGATACGTGGCAGACGAACACCTCCGGTGAGCGGACCACGGCAGCGTTTCAGGAGTTCGACGACGTCCTCGAGTTCATCCGGCATCCAGCACGGAATGATCCACTCGGTCGGAGTAACTTCGCGCTCGCAGATCCAGACCTGCTTGACAAACCAGACCCGTGTCCTGATGCAGTCTACTACGCGCTGGATCACTGGGAGCGGCCCTGGGTCCTCCTTGTCGACATCGATGCGAAAGATATCGCCAGGAACCGAGCAGCGGATACGGCCTCGGAGGACGTCGACGATCAGGACGACAATGCGCTCCTCAACGCCGCAGGAATCCTCGACGCCGCTCCCGAGGGGTATCCGTATGCCTTTGAGGATATCGAACGGGCCATCGAGTACGGCTTCGAGGTGCGAGATATCTTCGAGGACGACTTCAACGCCGAGGAGACGATGGTGGTGTACAGCGGCCAGGGCGTCCACGTCTACCTCCTCGATACGGACCCTGCCCATCGGTACGACGCCAAGAGTCGGGAAGTGCTGAACGACCTTCTGCAAGACACCTACGAGATCCCCATCGACCCAGTGGTTACCGCCGACCGTCGCCGGGTCGCCCGACTCCCCTACTCGTTGCACGCTGACGTCTGTAGCATCGTCACTCCGATCGAGAGCTCGAACTTCGATGTTCGGTCTGCGACACCGGAGGTGCTCAAGGAATGA
- a CDS encoding amphi-Trp domain-containing protein has translation MPEEVLFKSESEQSREEIASYLRKVADSLDSGNALTLKAGSESVSLNPPARPTFEVKAEREGPAGNMTELSVEFELEWDENDGEESSGSGQLEIE, from the coding sequence ATGCCTGAAGAAGTCCTGTTCAAATCCGAGAGCGAGCAGAGTCGAGAAGAGATTGCATCGTACCTCCGGAAAGTCGCGGACAGTCTGGACAGCGGAAACGCTCTCACCCTGAAAGCAGGCTCCGAGTCTGTGAGCCTGAATCCTCCTGCCCGACCGACCTTCGAGGTCAAAGCCGAACGCGAAGGCCCGGCCGGCAATATGACTGAGTTAAGTGTCGAGTTCGAACTCGAATGGGACGAGAACGACGGTGAGGAGAGCAGCGGAAGTGGCCAGTTAGAAATCGAGTAG
- a CDS encoding CBS domain-containing protein, whose protein sequence is MDITEILSSKFTEFDIGTPLSKVAGAFENQELDAVVVTDGDEYRGIVSRRQLASSTNQPSAKVGSQVQHVPTVERTEDVREVARLMIGSDAKTLPVLDDDRVVGVVTGDAVLEAVRPFLDAATVDDAYTAKLVSATPETTIGKALNLLREAGIAHLPVVDGNEVAGMVSLYDVIEFTTRGGSKSQGGSSSGFGGRSGGGQNRGGFGAREGDADRMLDLPVRNLMSDAVATVERSAPLDEVVETMFEQEISSLVVTADDNDEPVGIITKTDVIEALTWERDDRNAVQVFGLDLLEGMTYDDVSALIESMASKYGEMSVIKASIELQEHKEQSRGVPLVLARIRLVTDRGYFTADGEGYGASHALRLAANAVERQLLKGKTYGQSKKQADTDEQARLYGWWLGG, encoded by the coding sequence ATGGATATCACCGAGATACTCTCGTCGAAGTTCACCGAGTTCGATATCGGAACCCCCCTCTCGAAAGTCGCGGGGGCATTCGAGAATCAGGAACTCGATGCCGTCGTCGTAACGGACGGCGACGAATACCGCGGCATCGTCAGTCGTCGACAACTAGCCTCCTCGACCAACCAGCCGTCTGCGAAGGTCGGCTCACAGGTACAGCACGTTCCGACTGTCGAGCGCACCGAAGACGTCCGTGAGGTCGCGCGGCTCATGATCGGGAGCGACGCCAAGACGCTCCCCGTCCTCGACGACGACCGTGTCGTCGGTGTCGTGACCGGCGATGCGGTACTCGAGGCGGTCCGGCCGTTTCTCGACGCGGCGACCGTCGACGACGCTTACACGGCGAAATTGGTCAGCGCGACCCCTGAAACCACGATCGGGAAAGCACTCAATCTGCTTCGAGAAGCTGGCATCGCCCATCTCCCAGTCGTCGACGGGAACGAGGTCGCGGGAATGGTGAGCCTGTACGACGTCATCGAGTTCACGACGCGGGGCGGCAGCAAGAGCCAGGGTGGGTCGTCGAGCGGCTTCGGTGGCCGCAGTGGCGGGGGGCAGAACCGTGGCGGATTCGGCGCGCGCGAGGGCGATGCCGATCGGATGCTCGACCTGCCGGTCCGGAACCTGATGTCCGACGCAGTCGCGACAGTCGAGCGGAGCGCACCGCTCGACGAGGTCGTCGAGACCATGTTCGAGCAGGAGATATCCTCGCTCGTCGTCACGGCCGACGACAATGACGAGCCAGTCGGTATCATCACGAAAACGGACGTCATCGAGGCGCTCACCTGGGAGCGTGACGACCGGAACGCAGTGCAGGTGTTTGGGCTCGATCTGCTGGAGGGGATGACCTACGACGACGTCTCGGCGTTGATAGAGAGCATGGCCTCGAAGTACGGCGAGATGAGCGTGATCAAGGCCAGCATCGAACTCCAGGAGCACAAGGAACAATCGCGGGGCGTGCCGCTAGTGTTGGCACGGATCCGGCTGGTCACCGACCGCGGCTACTTTACTGCCGATGGAGAGGGGTACGGTGCCTCCCATGCCCTCCGTCTCGCAGCGAACGCCGTCGAACGCCAGCTGCTCAAGGGGAAGACCTACGGCCAGTCGAAGAAGCAGGCGGACACAGACGAGCAGGCAAGACTGTACGGCTGGTGGCTCGGTGGGTGA
- a CDS encoding HalOD1 output domain-containing protein — protein sequence MIRCITIHHVKDAGQEADVVDPTALDSLFDPRYDGTPRTGGRLSFVYNNCGRRHDLV from the coding sequence ATGATCCGGTGCATCACCATTCATCACGTCAAGGATGCAGGTCAGGAAGCGGATGTCGTCGATCCGACTGCGTTAGATTCGTTGTTCGACCCGCGGTACGATGGCACACCTCGGACGGGCGGACGCCTCTCGTTCGTTTATAATAATTGTGGTCGGCGACATGATCTGGTGTGA